ACGATTCTCCGGATCAAGTTTGACCAACTGCGGTTGATAGGCTGATGACTGCTGATACGTATTGCTGTTACAGATCAGGCGATGCAGGTGCTTGAGCGAACCGTTATGGTCTCGCAATTCGCACGCCAGCCAGTCAAGTAATTCAGGATGGGACGGCGTGCCCCCCATGCGTCCAAAATCGTTCGGCGTATCACACAAGCCTTTACCAAAATGATAATGCCAGACGCGATTCGTAATGCTCCGCCAGGTGAGTGGATTCTTTGGATCAGCAAGCCAGTCAGCGAGTGCTGCGCGACGTGCCGACTCGGGATGACCGGGCGGCAAATCAAATCGTCCCGGTAAAGGTGATAACGCCGTTAATGCGCCGGGCCCAACCACCTCGCGGGGTTTTTCAAGATCACCGCGTGATAAGATTCGGATTTCGCGAAGTTGAGGAAACGTCGCCGTTCCCGGTGCATTCGCCGCGGCAGAAGCAGCCGCGTAGACATGAACTTTCGGAGGAAGTTTTTCCAGTTCCTGATCGGCACGATGCTCCAACACAGTAGCCGCCAGCAACGTCTGTTGCTCAGGCGTTCGCTGTTCTACTGGCACAGTCAGCACCGTTTCGACCTCTGCCGGTAAAGCGATGACATTCAACTTGGGTGCATCGGTCGCGGTCAACTTGAATCGACCGATAATATGCGCGCCACCATGGATCTGCTTCAAGGTCACCGCCAGACGAGAACCCGGCTCAAGACTGAGCGGAGTTTTTAATTCAAATACGGCATAGTGACCAACTCCCACACTCGGATAAATACCCCAGGCGGTTTTCGGATTTCCATCGAGGGCATGCTGGATGGTCCAGCCTGCCTGATTGAAGTCGGCCGTCGCCTGACGAATCGGCACTACTTGCCCTTCCTCGGCATGGGGGAGAAAGAGACGCAGTTCGAATTCACTCAGATGCAGGTTCCCGTTGTGTGCCCGCCCCGGTCCTTTGTGCGGTAATGAATCATCGGTCAGTAGATCCAGTCGAACTGCAGTGATCGTCGAGAGCGTGGTACTCGCGGTCACAACAATCGTTTCCTGATCAGGAGGTTGCCCTGTCGAAAGCACAGAGGCATCAGGTTGGCGTTTCAGTGTCGCGCCATTCGTCGAAACAAAGACGTCCGGTTCTAAAGTCAACCAATGCGGTTTCGGACCACGCGATTGTTCCCATTCTGCGACCAGCTTCAGATTGTCCGGCTTTAAAAGCAGACCTGCATTCTTCTGCTGTGCGGCAACTTTAACCGACTGCCAATGTGCGCGCTGGTCTGCGACTGCCTGATCGGCATCATACGGGACATCTCCTTTGCCAATCCCGGCAAACACCGCCTGTAGCGAGAAATAGTCGGCCTGTGTAATCGGATCAAACTTATGCGTATGACAGCGGGCGCAATTAGCAGTGGTACTCGTGAAGGCCCCCATCGTCTGTGTTACCAGGTCGTCGCGATCCAGGTATTCAAACGATTTGGGAGCCGTCGCGGCGGCACTGGAATCATAGGGCCCCGCCCCGAGGAACCCCAGCGCGACCGTCAATTGGGAAGACTTCGGAAAGAAGTGGTCAGCCGCCAGTTGCTCTCGAATAAATTGTGCCCAGGGAATATCCCGATTCAATCGATCGATCACA
This window of the Gimesia fumaroli genome carries:
- a CDS encoding PSD1 and planctomycete cytochrome C domain-containing protein, with amino-acid sequence MNGLRAVLLLLIVLLPVDLVCADENAFFRDSVEPLLKKHCFECHSHSAGVMEGELTLDWQSGWKKGGSRGAAIVPGDPAGSLLIKAVRHSDPDLKMPDEKLPEKEIAILVEWVKKGAHDPRTAKPVVDLASATDWWSLKPLVRPTVPGDGTGNPIDAFIHARLKQEGLTPSPEADQRTLIRRLMYDLHGLHPTYEEVAAFMADQRPNAYENLLERLLKSPRYGERWARHWLDTVHYADTHGFEHDVFRPHAWRYRDYVIDRLNRDIPWAQFIREQLAADHFFPKSSQLTVALGFLGAGPYDSSAAATAPKSFEYLDRDDLVTQTMGAFTSTTANCARCHTHKFDPITQADYFSLQAVFAGIGKGDVPYDADQAVADQRAHWQSVKVAAQQKNAGLLLKPDNLKLVAEWEQSRGPKPHWLTLEPDVFVSTNGATLKRQPDASVLSTGQPPDQETIVVTASTTLSTITAVRLDLLTDDSLPHKGPGRAHNGNLHLSEFELRLFLPHAEEGQVVPIRQATADFNQAGWTIQHALDGNPKTAWGIYPSVGVGHYAVFELKTPLSLEPGSRLAVTLKQIHGGAHIIGRFKLTATDAPKLNVIALPAEVETVLTVPVEQRTPEQQTLLAATVLEHRADQELEKLPPKVHVYAAASAAANAPGTATFPQLREIRILSRGDLEKPREVVGPGALTALSPLPGRFDLPPGHPESARRAALADWLADPKNPLTWRSITNRVWHYHFGKGLCDTPNDFGRMGGTPSHPELLDWLACELRDHNGSLKHLHRLICNSNTYQQSSAYQPQLVKLDPENRLLARMSRQRLDAGTFRDAVLQASGKLDFTMGGPGVEYFTKTPGPQATPVLHYDKFDLDSPGAYRRSIYRVVWRGIADPLMDALDFPDLGLLAPVRGFSASPLQSLVLFNNRFVLHHAQKMAERAEKSADSVSDQVKHIVLWTWLREPTPDELKSMTKLANEHGLATVCRLVLNSNEFLFVE